One genomic window of Bactrocera dorsalis isolate Fly_Bdor chromosome 4, ASM2337382v1, whole genome shotgun sequence includes the following:
- the LOC105227510 gene encoding uncharacterized protein LOC105227510 has product MTSSNINKIIRSNITLKPWILSKNTSEIVNTCIQKIYKQSQNNFKNDQNKIAAAKPENRGPIRALKMQERTRVPLSINVTRSKKGAAASNATGTGGAAATAGASGGTGVNPAGERLASNAAANNRRGAVANLSAHRRLLKSSPNYKIYGSRRFGSSASSSNASIFRRNEERRRTSTQTAQLNYLLRTYATQAKERKAFATNSIMPKFMVSARNQHMAARATTESLPAHVIQTTSAIQRDLMPVNSMIKDRIALGRTRSNKMALQKPKSQDPMSGWHHPPSQELFQSRFNQRGIANTELQEQYRRMKTASKMRQFEQLRQMEKRNAILGNVGKKPARQHVLEEFENKMKIPTSNKSPHQAVRHQTPQFEHSYLARVTRQQQNGLVDTETTALQTVSDAASTPTSPTTASQAASAAQNTASTAVQTMGEMGYATNEVSTLNAAGAANNSTPDAPLSLPMPEIPEPDGSVTVQINSPLAITKKSPTSQWAGKAPQHQYTMRFNHSTHLKKF; this is encoded by the exons atgacCAGCAGCaacattaacaaaattataCGCAGCAATATCACATTAAAG CCGTGGATACTTTCGAAGAATACTTCTGAAATTGTCAACACctgtatacaaaaaatttacaaacaatcGCAAAACAACTTCAAGAATG ACCAGAATAAAATCGCAGCAGCGAAACCCGAGAACAGAGGACCCATTCGTGCGCTCAAAATGCAAGAGCGCACACGCGTACCGCTCAGTATAAATGTGACACGCAGCAAAAAGGGTGCTGCAGCGTCCAATGCAACAGGGACGGGTGGCGCTGCCGCGACAGCCGGTGCTAGTGGAGGGACTGGTGTTAACCCCGCAGGCGAACGGTTAGCCAGCAATGCGGCAGCAAATAATCGCCGTGGCGCCGTTGCAAATCTGTCTGCACATCGCAGATTGCTGAAATCTTCACCCAACTACAAGATTTATGGTTCACGACGCTTCGGTTCGAGTGCCAGCAGTTCGAATGCGAGCATCTTTCGGCGCAACGAAGAGCGACGCCGCACCTCTACACAAACCGCGCAATTAAACTATTTACTACGCACATATGCAACGCAAGCGAAAGAACGTAAAGCTTTCGCTACGAACTCGATTATGCCGAAGTTCATGGTATCGGCGCGAAATCAGCACATGGCTGCACGCGCAACCACGGAATCGCTACCAGCACATGTAATACAAACCACATCGGCCATACAGCGTGATCTGATGCCCGTCAATAGTATGATAAAAGATCGCATTGCACTCGGTCGCACACGTTCCAACAAAATGGCGCTACAAAAGCCGAAAAGCCAAGATCCCATGAGCGGTTGGCATCATCCGCCATCGCAGGAACTCTTCCAGTCACGTTTCAATCAGCGCGGCATCGCCAACACCGAACTGCAGGAACAATATCGACGCATGAAGACCGCCAGTAAGATGCGTCAGTTCGAACAGTTGCGTCAAATGGAAAAACGTAATGCCATTTTGGGTAATGTGGGCAAGAAACCGGCACGTCAACATGTCTTAGAAGAGTTCGAGAACAAAATGAAGATTCCGACGTCGAACAAATCACCACATCAGGCTGTACGCCATCAGACGCCTCAGTTCGAACACTCATATCTGGCACGTGTCACACGTCAGCAACAAAACGGTCTAGTGGATACGGAAACAACGGCTTTACAAACCGTTAGCGATGCAGCATCGACGCCTACAAGCCCTACGACGGCATCTCAGGCGGCGAGCGCCGCGCAAAACACCGCCTCAACAGCGGTACAAACAATGGGCGAAATGGGTTATGCAACGAATGAAGTATCCACACTCAACGCCGCTGGAGCCGCGAACAACAGTACGCCAGATGCGCCATTAAGTCTGCCGATGCCTGAAATTCCCGAACCGGATGGTTCGGTAACCGTACAAATCAATTCGCCGCTGGCGATCACCAAGAAGTCACCTACATCACAATGGGCAGGCAAGGCTCCGCAACACCAATACACAATGCGTTTCAACCATAGcacgcatttaaaaaaattttga